In one Corallococcus sp. EGB genomic region, the following are encoded:
- a CDS encoding serine hydrolase: MTWNPSRLLGVLAVALLCVPVAAGAATRQQELDKLLTQYHQLRQFNGAALVANEKGIVLKKAYGQANFEWNVPNTPDTKFRIASMTKQFTAMVILQLVAEGKLKLDDTLVSALPDYRKDTGSRITITHLLNHTSGIPNYTSAPDFFPKVSRNPYAVADFVKQFASGDLEFEPGSKFAYSNSGYYLLGAIIERVTGKTYAQAVQERIFTPLGMKDSGYDVAATVLPKRASGYELTPGGYANAAYLDMSLPYAAGSLYSTVEDLYRWDRALYENKLLPEALKQKMFTPGLENYGLGLSMDPLPLNDGKTVLATIGHSGGINGFSSRIYRVPEGREVVILLDNTSRGDKLRELSAGLLGVLHGIAPKAPRQGIRELLSMRLSQEPIAKTVAHYRELKATKPDAYDFSDSELNSLGYDLLRKGRAADAVEIFKLNVEMFPKVGNVYDSLGEAYLAVGDRDQARVNYRKAVELDPKNTNAAAVLQKLGETSGQPATKAVP, encoded by the coding sequence ATGACCTGGAACCCGTCGCGCCTCCTGGGCGTGCTGGCCGTGGCCCTGCTGTGCGTCCCTGTCGCCGCGGGCGCCGCGACGCGGCAGCAGGAGCTGGACAAGTTGCTGACGCAGTACCACCAGCTGCGCCAGTTCAACGGCGCGGCGCTCGTGGCCAATGAGAAGGGCATCGTCCTGAAGAAGGCCTACGGCCAGGCCAACTTCGAGTGGAACGTGCCCAACACGCCGGACACGAAGTTCCGCATCGCGTCCATGACCAAGCAGTTCACCGCCATGGTCATCCTCCAGCTGGTCGCGGAGGGGAAGCTCAAGCTCGACGACACGCTGGTGTCGGCCCTGCCGGACTACCGCAAGGACACGGGCTCGCGCATCACCATCACCCACCTGCTCAACCACACGTCCGGCATCCCCAACTACACGAGCGCGCCGGACTTCTTCCCCAAGGTGTCGCGCAACCCCTACGCCGTCGCGGACTTCGTGAAGCAGTTCGCCAGCGGGGACCTGGAGTTCGAACCCGGCTCGAAGTTCGCCTACAGCAACTCCGGCTACTACCTGCTGGGCGCCATCATCGAGCGCGTCACCGGCAAGACCTACGCGCAGGCGGTGCAGGAGCGCATCTTCACGCCGCTGGGCATGAAGGACTCTGGCTACGACGTCGCCGCCACGGTGCTGCCCAAGCGCGCCAGCGGCTACGAGCTCACGCCGGGCGGCTACGCGAACGCCGCCTACCTGGACATGTCCCTGCCGTACGCCGCCGGGTCGCTGTACTCCACGGTGGAGGACCTCTACCGCTGGGACCGCGCGCTCTATGAGAACAAGCTGCTGCCGGAGGCCCTGAAGCAGAAGATGTTCACGCCCGGCCTGGAGAACTACGGCCTCGGCCTGTCCATGGACCCGCTGCCGCTGAACGACGGCAAGACGGTGCTCGCCACCATCGGTCACAGCGGCGGCATCAACGGGTTCAGCTCGCGCATCTACCGCGTGCCGGAGGGCCGGGAGGTGGTCATCCTCCTGGACAACACGTCGCGCGGCGACAAGCTCAGGGAGCTGTCCGCGGGCCTCCTCGGCGTGCTCCATGGTATTGCGCCCAAGGCGCCCCGGCAGGGCATCCGGGAGCTGCTGAGCATGCGGCTTTCCCAGGAGCCCATCGCGAAGACCGTCGCGCACTACCGCGAGCTGAAGGCCACGAAGCCGGATGCGTATGACTTCTCCGACAGCGAGCTCAACAGCCTGGGCTACGACCTGCTGCGGAAGGGACGCGCGGCGGACGCCGTCGAAATCTTCAAGCTCAACGTGGAGATGTTCCCGAAGGTGGGCAACGTCTACGACAGCCTGGGCGAGGCGTACCTCGCCGTCGGTGACAGGGATCAGGCGCGCGTGAACTACCGCAAGGCCGTGGAGCTGGACCCGAAGAACACCAACGCGGCGGCCGTGCTCCAGAAGCTGGGGGAGACTTCAGGGCAGCCCGCGACGAAGGCCGTGCCCTGA
- a CDS encoding glutathione S-transferase family protein → MKLYFNPRSRAVIGKWMLDEAGVEYEIVPIDLEKREQKSPEFLKVNPAGKLPALVDGAARVFENTALCLYIADRYPQAKLAPGIDAPERGRYLSLMVYSTSQLEPSMGDHMAKLPLLPQRGWVEYPQALDAVERELGDGPYLFGDWFTAADVMIGSMFIYQRMLGGATGRPRLEAYVDRLMARPKCMKLR, encoded by the coding sequence ATGAAGCTCTATTTCAATCCGCGCAGCCGGGCGGTCATTGGCAAGTGGATGCTCGACGAGGCGGGGGTCGAGTATGAAATCGTGCCCATCGACCTGGAGAAGCGGGAGCAGAAGTCGCCGGAGTTCCTCAAGGTGAACCCGGCCGGCAAGCTGCCCGCGCTGGTGGACGGAGCTGCGCGCGTGTTCGAGAACACGGCCCTCTGTCTCTACATCGCGGACAGGTATCCGCAGGCGAAGCTGGCGCCCGGGATTGATGCGCCGGAGCGCGGCCGGTACCTGTCGCTGATGGTGTACTCGACGTCGCAGCTGGAGCCGTCCATGGGCGACCACATGGCGAAGCTTCCCCTGCTGCCGCAGCGCGGGTGGGTGGAGTACCCGCAGGCGCTGGATGCCGTGGAGCGCGAGCTGGGGGACGGGCCGTATCTCTTCGGCGACTGGTTCACCGCCGCGGACGTGATGATCGGCTCCATGTTCATCTACCAGCGCATGCTGGGCGGTGCGACGGGCCGGCCCAGGCTGGAGGCCTACGTGGACCGCCTGATGGCGCGTCCCAAGTGC